The following are encoded in a window of Methylocystis rosea genomic DNA:
- the mutM gene encoding bifunctional DNA-formamidopyrimidine glycosylase/DNA-(apurinic or apyrimidinic site) lyase — translation MPELPEVETVRRGLAPALVGAKIERVELRRRDLRFPFPERFAARLQDRRVLDLRRRAKYLLADLDDGHSLIMHLGMSGSFRIDEETPGAFHHKRDKIAAHDHVVLHLDHGRRVVYNDPRRFGYMLLIATPAIDDDKLFRGLGVEPLNGALDAALLARAFRGRAAPAKALLLDQRLIAGLGNIYVCEALHRAHISPLRAAGSLVTASGRPTAALARLPEAIKHVLTDALKAGGSSLRDHRQIDGSLGYFQHSFRVYDREGAACTTPGCTGTITRVVQSGRSTFYCPVCQK, via the coding sequence ATGCCAGAGCTGCCCGAAGTCGAAACCGTGCGACGGGGATTGGCGCCCGCGCTCGTCGGCGCGAAGATCGAGCGCGTCGAACTGAGGCGCCGTGATCTACGCTTTCCTTTCCCCGAACGCTTTGCCGCGCGTCTTCAGGACCGGCGCGTTCTCGACCTTCGCCGGCGCGCGAAATATCTCCTCGCCGATCTCGACGACGGCCATTCGCTGATCATGCATCTTGGCATGAGCGGCTCGTTTCGGATCGATGAAGAAACGCCAGGCGCGTTTCACCACAAGCGCGACAAAATCGCCGCGCATGACCATGTCGTCTTGCATCTCGATCATGGGCGGCGCGTCGTCTACAACGACCCGCGCCGTTTCGGCTACATGCTGCTCATCGCCACGCCTGCGATCGATGACGACAAGCTGTTTCGCGGTCTCGGCGTCGAACCTTTGAATGGCGCGCTCGACGCGGCGCTCCTTGCCCGCGCCTTTCGCGGACGCGCCGCGCCGGCGAAGGCGCTGCTGCTCGACCAGCGCCTGATCGCCGGCCTCGGCAATATCTACGTCTGCGAGGCGCTGCATCGGGCGCATATTTCGCCGCTGCGCGCCGCGGGATCGCTCGTCACCGCCAGCGGCCGGCCGACGGCGGCGCTGGCGCGGCTGCCGGAGGCGATCAAGCATGTCTTGACCGATGCGCTGAAGGCCGGCGGCTCGTCTCTTCGCGATCATCGCCAGATCGACGGCTCGCTGGGCTATTTCCAGCATAGTTTCCGCGTCTACGACCGCGAAGGCGCCGCCTGCACGACCCCGGGCTGCACGGGAACGATCACGCGCGTCGTACAATCGGGCCGCTCGACGTTTTATTGTCCTGTGTGCCAGAAATAG
- a CDS encoding ABC transporter permease yields MNFSFKRIGAMVLRYAYLLRASYTRVLDIIYWPTVQLLTWGFLQTYLVRAGALAAPGGAAQAAGTLIGAILLWDILLRGQQGFCFSFIEELWSRNLPNILMSPLRPAEFVGALVALSLIRLAVGVLPVTIFAILFFGFNLWALGIAFAAFFVVLMLFAWSIGLFVSGILLRYGLGAENLVWSLMFFVQPLGAVYYPVTTLPAWLQPISWMLPPTYVFEGLRAVLIDHVVRWDLLAQGFAIDVFLFAAASAAFGLLLKSARRAGTLLQTGE; encoded by the coding sequence ATGAATTTTTCCTTCAAGCGCATCGGCGCGATGGTGCTTCGCTACGCCTATCTCTTACGCGCGTCCTACACGCGCGTGCTCGACATCATCTATTGGCCGACCGTCCAGCTCCTCACCTGGGGATTTCTGCAGACCTATCTCGTGCGCGCCGGCGCGCTTGCAGCCCCTGGCGGCGCGGCGCAGGCCGCCGGCACGCTGATCGGCGCCATTCTTCTGTGGGACATTTTGCTGCGCGGACAACAGGGCTTCTGCTTCTCGTTCATCGAGGAATTGTGGTCGCGCAATCTCCCCAACATTCTGATGAGCCCGCTGCGGCCGGCGGAGTTTGTCGGCGCGCTTGTGGCATTGAGCCTCATTCGACTTGCCGTCGGCGTGCTTCCCGTTACGATTTTTGCGATCCTGTTCTTCGGTTTCAATCTCTGGGCGCTCGGTATCGCTTTCGCCGCCTTCTTCGTCGTGCTGATGTTGTTCGCCTGGAGCATCGGTCTCTTCGTCTCCGGCATTCTGCTGCGTTATGGACTTGGCGCGGAAAACCTCGTCTGGTCGCTGATGTTCTTCGTGCAGCCGCTCGGCGCCGTCTATTATCCAGTCACGACGTTGCCGGCATGGCTGCAGCCGATCTCGTGGATGCTGCCGCCGACCTATGTGTTCGAAGGTCTGCGCGCCGTATTGATCGATCACGTCGTCCGCTGGGATCTGCTGGCGCAGGGCTTCGCGATCGACGTTTTTCTCTTCGCGGCCGCATCGGCGGCGTTCGGCCTGCTGCTGAAAAGCGCGCGGCGCGCCGGCACGCTGCTGCAGACGGGAGAATGA
- a CDS encoding TlyA family RNA methyltransferase: MTMAASRADTALHARGLFESRAKAREAIEAGLVSVDGRIVKKPSEPIAADAHIVAQAAYPWVSRGGVKLAHALDQFGVDPDGRFCLDVGASTGGFTDVLLTRGARHVVAADVGHGQLHARLRADRRVTSLEGQDARTLTAAHLTEAPSLIVIDASFISLSVLLPHVLSFAGPRADLVALIKPQFEAGRAAVKKGVVRDEKIHAEVCARIDGKIEALGWRVSGVIPSPIEGGDGNREFLVHATLG, translated from the coding sequence ATGACGATGGCCGCGAGCCGCGCCGACACAGCTCTCCACGCGCGAGGGCTTTTCGAGAGTCGCGCCAAGGCGCGCGAGGCGATCGAAGCCGGTCTGGTGAGCGTCGACGGACGCATCGTCAAAAAGCCCTCCGAGCCGATCGCCGCCGACGCGCATATTGTCGCGCAAGCGGCTTATCCCTGGGTGTCGCGCGGCGGCGTGAAGCTGGCGCATGCGCTCGATCAGTTCGGCGTCGATCCAGACGGGCGCTTCTGTCTCGACGTCGGCGCCTCGACCGGCGGCTTCACCGACGTTCTGCTGACGCGCGGCGCGCGCCATGTCGTCGCGGCCGACGTCGGTCACGGACAACTGCATGCGCGGCTGCGCGCGGATCGGCGCGTGACCTCGCTCGAAGGGCAGGACGCCCGCACGCTGACGGCGGCTCATCTGACTGAGGCGCCAAGCCTGATCGTGATCGACGCGAGCTTCATTTCGCTTAGCGTCCTGCTGCCGCATGTTCTTTCGTTCGCGGGGCCGCGCGCCGACCTTGTCGCGCTGATCAAGCCGCAGTTCGAAGCCGGGCGCGCAGCGGTGAAGAAGGGCGTAGTGCGCGACGAGAAGATTCACGCAGAGGTTTGCGCGCGCATCGACGGCAAAATCGAAGCGCTTGGCTGGCGTGTAAGCGGCGTCATTCCTTCGCCGATCGAGGGCGGCGACGGCAATCGCGAGTTTCTCGTTCACGCGACGCTTGGATAG
- a CDS encoding ABC transporter ATP-binding protein: MAILHPALAVHGLSKSYGDRRVVGPLDFSLEAGSVTGLLGGNGAGKTTTIGMVMGLIEPTQGSVHAFGCDMSRERYGALGRMNFESPYVDMPHRLTVRQNLRVFGMLYGVEDLDAKIEQLAKDLALGDFLDRQTGRLSAGQKTRVAIAKSLINDPQLLLLDEPTASLDPDTADWVRARLEAHRRTHNCAILLASHNMSEVERLCDRVLMLKDGTLVDDDSPASLLARYGRDTLEEVFLDVARGRVDGAPA, translated from the coding sequence ATGGCTATCTTGCATCCCGCTCTCGCGGTTCACGGCCTCTCCAAGAGCTATGGCGATCGCAGAGTGGTCGGCCCGCTCGACTTCTCGCTGGAGGCCGGCTCCGTCACCGGTCTGCTCGGCGGCAATGGCGCCGGCAAGACTACGACCATCGGCATGGTGATGGGGCTGATCGAACCGACGCAAGGTTCGGTCCACGCTTTCGGCTGCGACATGTCGCGCGAGCGCTACGGCGCGCTCGGCCGGATGAACTTCGAAAGTCCCTATGTCGACATGCCGCATCGCCTCACGGTGCGGCAGAATTTGCGCGTCTTCGGCATGCTCTACGGCGTCGAGGATCTCGACGCCAAGATCGAGCAGCTCGCGAAGGATCTGGCGCTTGGCGATTTCCTCGACCGCCAGACCGGACGCCTGTCCGCAGGCCAGAAAACGCGCGTCGCCATCGCCAAGTCGCTGATCAACGACCCGCAGCTTCTGCTGCTCGACGAACCGACCGCGTCGCTCGACCCGGACACGGCGGACTGGGTGCGGGCGCGGTTAGAGGCGCATCGGCGCACGCATAATTGCGCCATTCTGCTCGCCTCACACAACATGAGCGAGGTCGAGCGTCTGTGCGACCGCGTGCTGATGTTGAAGGACGGGACGCTCGTCGACGATGATTCGCCCGCAAGTCTCCTGGCGCGCTATGGCCGCGACACGCTCGAAGAAGTGTTTCTCGACGTCGCCCGCGGCCGCGTCGACGGAGCGCCGGCATGA